The Pseudomonas fulva 12-X sequence TGCTTGCCGTCGCGCAAGTCCTGCAACTGCCCCTTCACCAGCCCTTGGGAGCCGATGGTATTAGCGAGCACTTCCACCAGTTGCGTGCGCACCAGCGGGCGCAGCCCGTCGATGGATGCCACCACGCCAAAGGCCCGCGACAGCAGCGCCACGGCAGCAAGAATGGCGATGTCTTCGCCGAAGGTCAGGTGCACGGTGGGTTTGCCACGGCGCAGCTGGGCGTTATCCATGCAGGGCATGTCATCGAGAATCAGCGAGGCGGCATGCACCATCTCGATGGCGCAGGCCAGATCCAGCGCCGGGCGCTGATCGGCGCCCAGACCATCGGCCGCCAACAGCAGCAGCAGCGGGCGCATGCGCTTGCCCGGCGCCAAGGCGCCGTCGCGAATCGCCGCGGCGACCAGGTCGCGCTCGTTGCTGGCCGCTGGCAGCAGCTCGTCGAGCCGGCCATCGACGGCGGCGCGCAACTGCATCAGGTGTTCGGTAAATCCGCTGTCGATCGCTGCGGTCGCATAGGCTGTCATCGTTCACTCTCTTCTTCTATATGCCTGCAGTACGTGAGCACGAGATACGTACTGAGGGTCACGACGCGGTACGATACTGACACCGAAATGAGCGTAACCAAAGCCGATTCGTAATGTTGGAACGTCTAATGCTTGCGGTTGCCTGATAAGCTGCCCGAAAGAGCCAGGCGGATATATACAGGCTATTCGAATATTCCGTTCTGCAAAGACCGCGTGCCCCCCAAAATGATTCCGGTGCAATGGAGCCTGCATGAAGAATAGCGACCTTAGTCGGCGTAAGGACGATCATCTGGATATCGTCCTGGATCGGCACAAGGCCACGTCGCGCATCAGTGCCGGTTGGGCGAACCTGCAATTCGAGCATTGCGCCCTGCCCGAGCTGGATCTTGGAGCCATCGACCTGCGCGCCACACTGCTCGGCGTCACACTGCAGGCGCCCTTGCTGATCAGCTCCATGACCGGCGGCGCCAATCGCTCCGAAGCCATCAACCGACATCTGGCCGAAGCCGCTCAGGAGCTGGGCATTGCCATGGGCGTCGGCTCCCAGCGCGTCAGCCTGCAGACCGGCAACGACCAGGGCCTGACCCGCGAGCTGCGCCGCCTGGCGCCGGATATCGTGTTGCTATCGAATATCGGCGCCGCCCAGTTACTGGAAAAAGATGGCATCGACCTGGCCCGTCGCGCCGTCGACGCCCTGCAGGCAAACGGCCTGATCATTCACCTCAACCCCCTGCAGGAAGCGGTACAGGCCGAAGGCGACCGCAACTGGCGCGGTGTGCTGACACAGATCGCCCGGGTGGTTAAAAGCCTGGAGGTGCCGGTGATCGTCAAGGAAGTCGGCGCCGGCTTGTCCGCTAGCGTGGCGCGTTCGCTGGTCGAAGCTGGCGTGCAGGTCATCGACGTCGCCGGTGCTGGCGGCACCAGCTGGGCGGCGGTGGAAGGCGAGCGCGCAGCCAACACGGCGGACCGCGCCGTGGCCATGGCGTTTGCCGACTGGGGTATTCCCACCGCCAGCGCCGTGCAGGCGATCCGTAATGCGTTACCGGATGTTGCACTGATCGCCTCCGGCGGTGTACGCGATGGTGTGGATGCCGCCAAGGCCATTCGTCTGGGCGCCGATATCGTCGGCCAGGCGGCCAGCGCACTGCCCGGTGCCACGCTGTCGACCGAGGCGGTGATCGAGCATTTCCAGATCGTCATACGCCAGCTGCGCACCGCCTGCTTCTGCACCGGCTCGGTCAACCTGGCTGCGCTGCGTCACGCGCCCTTGCTGGCGAGCCAGGCATGACCCATTTCGCGGTTATCGCACCGCCCTACTACAGCCACTTCCAGGCCCTGCAGGCTCTCGCCGGCGAACTGATCGAGCGCGGCCATCGGGTGACCTTCTTTCATCAGTCCGATGCCGCCCGCTGGCTCAGCGACCCGCGGGTAACCTTTCGCTCGGTGGGCGTTGGCAGTCACCCGCCTGGCAGTCTGGAGCGTACCCTGCACGAGGCCGCGCACCCGGATACGCCTTGGGGGCTGCGGCGGATCATCAAACAGATGGGCGCCACCACCGCGATGCTCTGCAACGAACTGTCGCAAGCGCTCGCTGACAACGAGATCGACGCCCTGCTCTGCGACCAGATGGAGCCGGCTGGCGGCCTGGTCGCCGAAAGCCTGAATCTGCCGTTCGTATCGGTGGCCTGCGCACTGCCGGTCAACCGCGAGCCGGGCCTGCCGCTGCCAGTGATGCCCTTCGCCTACGGCACGGACGAGCGCAGCCAGCACATGTACCGTGGCAGCACCCAGGTGTACGACTGGCTGATGAAGCCCCTGGGAAAGGTGATCCAAGTTGCCGCCCTGCGCCTCGGTGTGCCACCGCGAACCGCCCTACATGAATGCCTGTCGCCGCTGGCACAGATCAGCCAGACCCTGGCTGGCTTCGATTTCCCGCGCGGACAGCTGCCGGCGCATTTCCATGCGGTCGGCCCATTGCGCAGCCCGTCCACACCGCAGCAGGGGCAGTGGCCAATCGACGAGTCGCGGCCGTTCTTCTTCGCCAGCCTGGGCACCTTGCAGGGCGACCGTATCAAGCTTTTCGAGCGCATCGCCAAAGCCTGCAAGCGCCTCGATGGTCAGTTGTTGATCGCCCATTGCGGCAAGCTCGATTCGGCTCAGGAACGCCGTTTGATCGACTGCGGCGCCACCTGGGTGACCGACTTCGCGCCACAGCAATGGGCGCTGGAAAGGGCCGATGCGGTGATCACCCACGGCGGCCTGAACACGGTGATGGATGCCATCGTCGCGCGCACGCCGATGCTGGTGATGCCGATTGCCTTCGACCAGCCGGGCGTCGCCGCCCGGGTCGCCTATCGCAACGTCGGCAGCCAGCTCAGCCGGCGAGCCAGCGTGGCGCGTATCGAGGCGGCGCTGCGCGAGCTACTCACCAAACCTTT is a genomic window containing:
- a CDS encoding polyprenyl synthetase family protein, which translates into the protein MTAYATAAIDSGFTEHLMQLRAAVDGRLDELLPAASNERDLVAAAIRDGALAPGKRMRPLLLLLAADGLGADQRPALDLACAIEMVHAASLILDDMPCMDNAQLRRGKPTVHLTFGEDIAILAAVALLSRAFGVVASIDGLRPLVRTQLVEVLANTIGSQGLVKGQLQDLRDGKHARTEEEIAATNNLKTGVLFGAIMDMAYLLSDAPQPVRGVLQRFAVELGHAVQLFDDLQDINPNSDKDQGKDDGKSTLLALCGEQKVRERLDGHLARAQICLDEAYRGDVYIGRFLRMLFG
- the fni gene encoding type 2 isopentenyl-diphosphate Delta-isomerase, with translation MKNSDLSRRKDDHLDIVLDRHKATSRISAGWANLQFEHCALPELDLGAIDLRATLLGVTLQAPLLISSMTGGANRSEAINRHLAEAAQELGIAMGVGSQRVSLQTGNDQGLTRELRRLAPDIVLLSNIGAAQLLEKDGIDLARRAVDALQANGLIIHLNPLQEAVQAEGDRNWRGVLTQIARVVKSLEVPVIVKEVGAGLSASVARSLVEAGVQVIDVAGAGGTSWAAVEGERAANTADRAVAMAFADWGIPTASAVQAIRNALPDVALIASGGVRDGVDAAKAIRLGADIVGQAASALPGATLSTEAVIEHFQIVIRQLRTACFCTGSVNLAALRHAPLLASQA
- a CDS encoding glycosyltransferase, which encodes MTHFAVIAPPYYSHFQALQALAGELIERGHRVTFFHQSDAARWLSDPRVTFRSVGVGSHPPGSLERTLHEAAHPDTPWGLRRIIKQMGATTAMLCNELSQALADNEIDALLCDQMEPAGGLVAESLNLPFVSVACALPVNREPGLPLPVMPFAYGTDERSQHMYRGSTQVYDWLMKPLGKVIQVAALRLGVPPRTALHECLSPLAQISQTLAGFDFPRGQLPAHFHAVGPLRSPSTPQQGQWPIDESRPFFFASLGTLQGDRIKLFERIAKACKRLDGQLLIAHCGKLDSAQERRLIDCGATWVTDFAPQQWALERADAVITHGGLNTVMDAIVARTPMLVMPIAFDQPGVAARVAYRNVGSQLSRRASVARIEAALRELLTKPLPGFDPLIDELQQAGGVKRAADIVEAAVVSHATAQAHTL